The stretch of DNA TCACGTAGCAGTCTGGGCGGAGAAGACTGCGGATGATTCGACCAGCGGCAAGACGTTGCTTGACATCCAAGAACGAGGAAGGCTCGTCGAACATGTAGACATCGGCTTTTTGCACGCAGACCATGGCAATGGCGAAACGTTGCAACTCACCACCGGACAAGAGATCGATATCGCGGTCCCAGACTTGGATCAGTTCTGCAGCAGTGTTAGCCAAATTGGATAGAGCGTGCGTACATCAATGTCTCACCTAGGGCTTCGGTGATCTCTTCGAGTCTCTCCTTGCTCACTTGCGAACGATCGGTGACCAAGTGGCCAACGGTTCTATTGGTGCCTTTCACGGCCTTTGGGATTTGATCGACATACTGAGGCTTGGTGACAGCCTTCAGGTCATCCTCAAGAATCTTGGTGAAGTAGTCTGGCTGGCGTCAGTGTATGCTCCTCCACATCCCGACCGCGTTTGGTAGTTTTTCTCACTTTGCAGTTCTGATCCTCTGTAGTACTTCAGGATCTCTTCCCAATCCGGAGGATCATCGTATCGTCCCAAGTTGGGCTTCAGCTTCCCAGCCAAAATCTTCAATGCCGTACTCTTTCCAATACCGTTGGTTCCCACCAAACCCAACACTTGTCCTGGTCGTGGCAAGGGCAGTCTGTGCAGCTTGAAGCTGTTGGCGCTGTAGCGGTGGGAGACTTGCGTTTCGAGGTTCGTGGGCaagttgatgatgttgatggcGTCGAAGGGGCACTTTTTAGGGCAGATACCGCATCCGATGCAGAGGCGTTCAGAGATGAAGGCGATTTTGCTGGAGGGGTCGACTTCGATGCACAGCTTTCCCGTCCGCACCACGGGACAGGACTTTTTGCACTCTTGACGACATTTCTTCGGCTTGCACTTGTCTGAGTTGACAATTGCAATACTGTGGGCGACTGTCAGCGCTGTGTTTCCTGCGAATCAGTGCGTGTGGTGGGGCAGGACGCACCGTGTCAATTTGTCCGACATGTTGctggaggcctcgaggctgCGCCCAGAGTGCGTTCAACAATACGAAGGAGCGGCACGGCGGGGAAGTGGACGAGGTGGGCGCCGCGCAGATGTTGACCGCCGCAACTGAAGCAGTATGAGTCGAGCAGAGGAGCAGACGCGGTATGCAATTGGCAAAATTCCTGGGGCGAGTAAGAAGTTCAGACGTGTTCTGGTTGGTGGGCTGCTGTGGGCACTCGACGGGCGGTTTGGAGGGGTCCTCGTGCTGGCTGCCGACACAGGAAGCGGTGGATTTTCCCACACTTTGGCGACGGCGAAGGTGCGATCCGGGCGGAGCAGACGCGGTTCCTCGACGCAGTAGAAGTACACTACGACTACCAGAACAACATCATCTCTTCACGACGCAAACAGCAGTGCGACGCCGTTCTTGGCTGGACGCCGGCCGTCATTTTCCATTGTCCCACGATCGGCTCCCAATTGTTGGCCTGACGCCCCGACTCCCGGCTCAGGCATCCGCTCCGTCCAGCGTTCTCGGTCTTCAGAACGAGCGTGCACACATTCACTTCACCCAGACCAGACCACCTCCCACACTCCCTCCCTGTTATTGCTGCCGCCGAGGCCAGTGCAGCCATGGCCTGTAAGTAGTCCTCCTCTCCCTTTTTATTCGCAGTTTTCGCGTTCTGTATCCGCCTGGAGCGACCGAGGCCATCTCCCAAGTCTGCCATCGAAGGACCATCGCAACCGATATATCCCATCGCCAGAACACCTCGAGACATCTTGAGACGCCGATACCACGCGCGCTAGATACTCTGTGACCCAGCGCAGCGCCCACAAGTCACCTCCTGCCGCCGGAGACCGCCAGCCATCCGACCGAGTCATCATATCCATCTCATCACGAGGGCACCTATCGCGGTCGGACATGTGCCATATGGCATTGCTGTCTAATCTAGCGACGTTCGAGCGGGGAAACTGGTCGCGTAGTGCTGTTCGACGGATGTGCAAATTTTCAGCTCGTGGGAGCTGCTCAGTCTTGAGATATCGCGCTAACACCTTCATCTCCCAGCGGCTTCCATTCATGTTCCTACACATCCAAAGCCCTCTCACGATATCTCCATGGCGAATGGGCACACAGATAATGTCGATGGAGACCTCTTGAAACCACCTGCCCAGCCACGCCGAAGCGAGAGCGAAATTTCCGACACGAATGACTTTCCCACCGCCATGGACTCACCCGACGCCGCGAACGAGGGCATGTTctccgatgatgatgctgtgcACGATATGGCTACTTCAGaactcgatgaagatgaggacgcGCCTGGGGAAGAAGACGCAGATTTTGACATGGAGAGTCCTCGGCCCAGGCAAGACGACGCGCATGCACACGACAGATCATCGTCCGAACCCTCTTCGAGACCTGGGAAACGAAAAGCGGAtgtggacgacgaggaataCATGAAACAGAATCCCGAGCTCTATGGGCTTCGACGCAGCGTAGGCGCCGCTTCCTCCTCACTTCCCCATCACTCCTGCTGACAGTCCATCGATAGGGCCGAGCTCGACCAGCTAGACGTGTGGTGAGGATGCCTTGCACTTACATGCCTTATATGCATCACTGATTTGTTTTCTAGGTCGACAGCtctgatgaggaagaggatgacgacgatgaagatgccgtCAACACCGGCAGCCGGCGGAAACGCCAAAAGACCGCCCCCGCCAGACCAGGTATGTAGTCCTGCCCGCAACATATACTATACCACCGAGGAGAATGCTGACGTTCCTTGTGATAGCTTCCATTCGGGAATCATCGCGTGCCGCTACATCAGACGTCTCAGACTCAGATCAGGACACCTATGGCGGTCAGCGCGGCCGCACGTTTGCGAAAAAGCACAGGCAAAAGATGCAGGACATCGCCTCTGGCTCAGGTACACCTAACCTGGGCGAGGTGCGCTTCTCGTCACGTCGCGCAGCAAAAGTCACAACCTACAACGAGGACGAGAATTTCGATGAGTTCGAAGAGGATGATACGGAGAACTTGACGCCGAACTACTGGACTTACGCAGAAGAGGATAACACGCCGGCGATCGATGCCATCCTCAATCATCGTGTGATAGAGGGAGTTGGTGCGTAAAAATCTAAACGCCGTACCACGACAGAGTTAACGCGCATCTGCAGAGACTGAGCTTCCTGACAAGCATGACTACGAATTCTACGTGAGTGTTCACTGACACCGACATCACATGTGAGGTGCACTGACGTGATTACAGATCAAATGGCAAGGCAAAGCACATTACCATGCAACGTGGCATACATGGAAAGAGCTCGCCGAATCTGGCTACAAAGGCTTCCGTCGACTAGAGAACTATTTCCGCAAGATTGTCAAGATCGAACAGCAGGTCAAGACCGATCCCGATGTCGCCGCCGAAGACAAGGAGCGATGGAACCTCGACCGCGAATCATACCTGGACTCTCTTAATGACTACGTGCAAGTTGAGCGCGTAATCGGTTCAAGAGACGGTGACGATGGCGTCGAATACTTCGTCAAGTGGAAGAGCTTGTTCTACGATGCATGCACATGGGAGACTGCCGAACTGATCAGCAGCATAGCGCAGACGGAGATTGATCGGTACCTCGATCGCTCTGCTAAGCTCCCAGTGTCGGACAAGTCCGAGCAAAGCCTCAGCACCCGCTCGCCGTACAAACCATTCCGAGTGCAGCCCTCCTACATCAAGGGTGGCGAGCTGCGAGAGTTCCAGATACATGGCCTGAACTTCTTGGCTCATCACTGGTGCAGAGGCAACAACGTCATTCTGGCAGATGAGATGGGTCTCGGCAAGACCGTGCAGACGGTATCGTTCATGAACTGGCTTCGACACGATCGGCGTCAGCAAGGACCATTCATTGTGGTTGTGCCTCTGTCGACTATGCCAGCTTGGGCAGACACTTTCAACAACTGGACGCCTGACTTGAACTACGTCGTCTACAACGGCAATGAAGCTGCTCGAAAGATCATCCGCGAGTACGAACTTCTCGTTGATGGCAACCCGAAGAAGGTCAAGTTCAATGTGCTTCTCACCACATACGAGTACATTCTCGCAGACGCTTCTTTCCTCTCACAGCTGAAGTGGCAGTTCATGGCAGTCGACGAAGCTCATCGCCTCAAGAACCGCGAATCTCAGCTATACGCCAAGTTGATGGACTTTGGAGCTGCCAGCAGGTTGCTGATCACGGGTACGCCTATGCAAAATACTCTGGGCGAGCTTTCTGCGCTCATGGATTTCCTCATGCCTGGCAAAGTACAAGTCGACGAGAACATCGACCTGATGTCAGAAGACgccagcaagaagctcgcCGAACTGACTGATGCTATCTCACCCTACATGATTCGGAGAACGAAGCAGAAGGTCGAGAACGATTTGCCGCCAAAGACCGAAAAGATCATCCGTGTTGAGTTGTCTGATGTTCAGCTCGAGTACTACAAGAACATTCTTACTCGCAACTACGCCGCCCTGAACGCCGGGCCCAAGGCACAGAAGACGTCGCTGCTGAATATCATGATGGAGCTGAAAAAAGCCTCGAATCACCCCTTCATGTTCCCGAACGCAGAAGAACGGATACTTGCAGGCAGCGACTCCCGCGAGGACCAGCTCAAAGCTCTCATCACATCCAGCGGCAAGATGATGCTGCTAGATCAGCTGCTCACCAAGATGAAAAAGGATGGCCATCGAGTGCTTATCTTCAGTCAAATGGTCAAGATGCTTGACTTGCTCGGTGACTACCTCCAGCTTCGAGGATATCAGTTCCAACGACTGGACGGCACTATCGCAGCGGGTCCACGTCGCATGGCAATCGACCACTTCAACGCCCCGGACAGCCAAGATTTCTGCTTTCTGCTGTCTACTCGAGCTGGTGGTCTCGGTATCAATCTGATGACCGCTGACACAGTCATTCTGTTTGACTCCGACTGGAACCCACAAGCAGATTTGCAAGCTATGGCTCGTGCACACCGTATCGGCCAGAAGAAGCCAGTCACCATCTATCGATTTGTGTCCAAGGACACCGTCGAGGAGGAAGTCCTTGAGCGTGCTCGCAACAAGCTGATGTTGGAGTTCATCACCATTCAACGTGGTGTCACCGACAAAGATGCACGGGATCTTGGCGATCGCATGCAACGCATTGGTGCAAGCACTGCTGAGCCCACATCTTCTGACGACATCTCCAACATCCTCAAAAAGCGAGGACAGAAGATGTTCGAGCAATCTGGCAACCAAAAGAAGCTGGAGGAGCTTGATATCGATGCCGTCCTTGAAAATGCCGAGGAGCACCAAACTGAACAACCTCAAGGCATGACCACAGATGGTGGAGAAGAATTCCTGCGCAGCTTTGAGTACACCGACGTCAAGATCGATCTGGAATGGGACGACATCATTCCCAAGGCCGAGCTGGACAAACTCAAGGAAGAAGAgcggaagaagcaggaagctGAGTACCTTGAGTCTGTCATTGAGCAGAATCAGCCGAGAAAACGCAAGTCTGCGATGGAAGATGGTCGTGACCAACGTGCGGCAAAGAAGCGAGCTCGCGAGGCCAACATGCAGCACATCGACGACGAAGGTTCCGGTCCCGACGATGACTCCGACAATGGCCTGGATCCGAAACGTGCACTAGGTGAGAAAGAGTGTCGTCACCTCATTCGCGCTTACGAACGCTATGGCGCGATGGACGAGAAGCAGGACGAAATCATCAAGGCAGCACGGCTACTAGGACGCGACGTCAATGTGGTTCGGGATACTCTTAAAGAAGTAATTGACACCGCAATCCGACTGCAacaggaagaagtcgatcgcCAGAATGAGATCGAGAGGACGACTGGCAAACCTGTCActaagaaagaaaagaaggCAGTGCTTTTCGACTTCCGCGGGGTCAAGCGACTCAACGCCGAAACGCTCACAGAACGCCCAGAAGAGATGCGCATGATTCGCACCTGCGTTGAGCAGTGCGCTGACTGGCGAAATTTCCGCGTGCCCGAAGCTTCAAAGCCCGCCACGTACACCAGCGAATGGGGTGCGAAAGAAGATGGCATGCTTTGTGTCGGTATTGCCCGCCATGGCTATGGAGCCTGGGTTCCCATTCGCGATGACACCGAGTTGGGCTTGGGCGAAAAGTTCTTCCTCGAGGAACATCGCGTCGGAGCCAAGGAAGAGCGCAGCAAGGCCGGCGACGAGAAGACAATTGCCAAATCTCCCGGTGCGGTGCATCTCGTCCGTCGGGCCAACTACTTGCTCAGCGTGCTCAAAGACAAGATGAGCAATGGGACAAACCAGGCCGCTAAGAAAGCCCTCGAGAATCACCATCGCAACAATAGGAAGCATCTTGGTCAGTTCCATGGCCGGATGAACACACCTGGACAGTCTGGAAGTCCTGGCCCCATGCGTAACAAGCATTCAAGCGATGGGCGAAGACTCCACCAATCTGATATTCGTAACAGCATGGATCGGCGTACACCGTATGCCGGTTCGCCGAATGGCCATCGTCCACGCGGTTCTGAGGGTCGACGACCTGGCCATCATCGCAACGGCAGCTCCCATGCAAATGGCGTGCCCAAGCCATTGACCGAATCAGAACAAAAGGCGCGTCGTATCCTTGATGCTGTGAGCCCGACGCTTCTGAAGGTCTCCGGCGCCACGAAGAAACGCATGCCCGACGACGAGGCTCGACTCAAGCTTATCAAGGCAGGcatcgtcgccattggcaaTCATATCAATGCCCAGATCCCACAATATGGCAAAGACATTGTTGATCCACTGTGGGACTATGTGAGTGAGCATCACTGGCCACAGTCCAAAGCAGTGGAGAAACGTGTCCCTGGAAACAAGCTGCGTGACATGTACACGAAACTCGCAGGCAAGGACACTGCGACCAAGAACAATCCCGTCAAGCCCAAGCCTTCTGCTAGTACCAATGGCACCTCGAAGGCGGAGGAGCCAAAGGCAGAGCAAAAGGTCGAGCCAAAGGCGGAATCAAAAGCGGAAGCCAAGGCAGAGTCCAAGGAAGAGCCGAAGGTCAACAACAAGGCCGAGGAGGACGAAAAGCCTCAAACGGAAGGCAAGGTGGAAAAAGAGCCTTCGTCCAAGGCAGAGAGCGGCAAGCCGGAATCGGACCACGAGCCCAAGGCTGACGCTCCCGCCTCGGAGCCGAAGCAAGAAACTGCTGCTGTCGAGGACTAGGAGCCGTGCGTTTCGAATTTTGTGCAGCTCGATCAACTGGAGGATTACAGCATTGCTACCCATGACGGTTACTGGACACAATGTCTCAGAAAGGCGTACAGAAAGCGATAAAGTGCAAGAAATTATTACTGCGGGTTCATGCATACACAGAGATAGCTTTCGCAGCTCTGTACGGGAAAAGCGTTGGCGCTGGCGGATGTgttattctattatattGACATTCGAGTTGCATGCACAGTCAGACGACGCCGGCGACGCGTCCGTCTCTGTATGGAGTTTGTGATTCGGCACTCGCTGTAATGAGCGAGCAAAAGCCTTGAGAGCTGAAGAGAGCATAAATGTACGAAACGCTCCGTACAGATGTACttgtactagatactatgcAGAGTGCCATTAGAGGCTGTGCTGCAAACGACACTGAAAATATCTTGAACATGTTGCAATCCTTTTcgatttatattctaatgcGACTTTCAATTGAGCTGATTCCATATCGATTGTGCCTGTTGACGTCTGATTGCATGACTCGCGTAGCTCTTGAGCTCCg from Cercospora beticola chromosome 1, complete sequence encodes:
- a CDS encoding uncharacterized protein (BUSCO:EOG092607ZS); translated protein: MDSPDAANEGMFSDDDAVHDMATSELDEDEDAPGEEDADFDMESPRPRQDDAHAHDRSSSEPSSRPGKRKADVDDEEYMKQNPELYGLRRSGRARPARRVVDSSDEEEDDDDEDAVNTGSRRKRQKTAPARPASIRESSRAATSDVSDSDQDTYGGQRGRTFAKKHRQKMQDIASGSGTPNLGEVRFSSRRAAKVTTYNEDENFDEFEEDDTENLTPNYWTYAEEDNTPAIDAILNHRVIEGVETELPDKHDYEFYIKWQGKAHYHATWHTWKELAESGYKGFRRLENYFRKIVKIEQQVKTDPDVAAEDKERWNLDRESYLDSLNDYVQVERVIGSRDGDDGVEYFVKWKSLFYDACTWETAELISSIAQTEIDRYLDRSAKLPVSDKSEQSLSTRSPYKPFRVQPSYIKGGELREFQIHGLNFLAHHWCRGNNVILADEMGLGKTVQTVSFMNWLRHDRRQQGPFIVVVPLSTMPAWADTFNNWTPDLNYVVYNGNEAARKIIREYELLVDGNPKKVKFNVLLTTYEYILADASFLSQLKWQFMAVDEAHRLKNRESQLYAKLMDFGAASRLLITGTPMQNTLGELSALMDFLMPGKVQVDENIDLMSEDASKKLAELTDAISPYMIRRTKQKVENDLPPKTEKIIRVELSDVQLEYYKNILTRNYAALNAGPKAQKTSLLNIMMELKKASNHPFMFPNAEERILAGSDSREDQLKALITSSGKMMLLDQLLTKMKKDGHRVLIFSQMVKMLDLLGDYLQLRGYQFQRLDGTIAAGPRRMAIDHFNAPDSQDFCFLLSTRAGGLGINLMTADTVILFDSDWNPQADLQAMARAHRIGQKKPVTIYRFVSKDTVEEEVLERARNKLMLEFITIQRGVTDKDARDLGDRMQRIGASTAEPTSSDDISNILKKRGQKMFEQSGNQKKLEELDIDAVLENAEEHQTEQPQGMTTDGGEEFLRSFEYTDVKIDLEWDDIIPKAELDKLKEEERKKQEAEYLESVIEQNQPRKRKSAMEDGRDQRAAKKRAREANMQHIDDEGSGPDDDSDNGLDPKRALGEKECRHLIRAYERYGAMDEKQDEIIKAARLLGRDVNVVRDTLKEVIDTAIRLQQEEVDRQNEIERTTGKPVTKKEKKAVLFDFRGVKRLNAETLTERPEEMRMIRTCVEQCADWRNFRVPEASKPATYTSEWGAKEDGMLCVGIARHGYGAWVPIRDDTELGLGEKFFLEEHRVGAKEERSKAGDEKTIAKSPGAVHLVRRANYLLSVLKDKMSNGTNQAAKKALENHHRNNRKHLGQFHGRMNTPGQSGSPGPMRNKHSSDGRRLHQSDIRNSMDRRTPYAGSPNGHRPRGSEGRRPGHHRNGSSHANGVPKPLTESEQKARRILDAVSPTLLKVSGATKKRMPDDEARLKLIKAGIVAIGNHINAQIPQYGKDIVDPLWDYVSEHHWPQSKAVEKRVPGNKLRDMYTKLAGKDTATKNNPVKPKPSASTNGTSKAEEPKAEQKVEPKAESKAEAKAESKEEPKVNNKAEEDEKPQTEGKVEKEPSSKAESGKPESDHEPKADAPASEPKQETAAVED